Part of the bacterium genome, TTGACGGTGGGCAGGGCTTCGTTGCGGTCGCCGACGTGGTTCTTGCCGAACTGGCCGGTGGCGTAGCCAAGGTTTTTCAGCAGGCCGCCGATCGAGGGATCCAATTGGCTCATGCCCATCGGGGCCCCGGGGAAGCCGACCTTGGTCAGTCCGGTGCGAATTCCGTGCTGGCCGGTGAGGAAGGCCGCCCGGCCGGCGGTGCAGCTTTGCTCGCCGTAATAATGGAGGAAGCGGAGGCCTTCCTTGCCGATGCGGTCGATATTGGGAGTCTCATAACCCATCAGGCCGTCGCTGTAGGCGCTGACGTTGGTGATGCCGATGTCGTCGCCGAAGATGACGAGGATGTTGGGCTTGGTGGTAGGCGGAGCCGCCGGCGTGGGCGCCGGAGTTGCGGCCGCGCCGGCCATCGGTTGGGGAGCACCCGGCGGCGTGGTCGAGAAAATCGGCGGGGCCGCCGGCGCGGCCGGCGCTGTCACCGGGGCGGCCGGAGCCGGCGGAGCGACAGCGGGCTGAGTCGAGGGAGTCACCGGCGCGGTTGCCGGGCTCGGCACCGTCGATATTTGTTTTGCCGGCGGTTCAGAACGACGGCAGGCTTGGGCGGACAGGAGAAAAGCGGCAAGGCTTAGGACCGTCAGAAAACCTCTTGGGCACGTGGCTTTCATGGTTAGGTTCCTTTCATGATTGCCGGATTTTATGTTCCAGCGGTGGGAGGGGCCAGCGATATTTTCCTTGCCCATCGGAGTGTCGCGATGACGATCAGGAGCCAAAGGAGCAGGATGACCCCGGCGGCGATCCAGTTTTTGGGTCGGGAACGTTCCGTCATCGCCACCGCTTTTTTTCGGCATTCCACCATGACCGGCGGCGGGATCAACTTAATCGACAGGAGGATCCCCAAGGGCAGTAAAAGCAAATCGTCGAGGTATCCAAGCACCGGAATGAAATCGGGGATGAGGTCGATGGGGCTGAAAGCGTAAGCGACGACGAAGAGGATCAAAAGCTTGGCATACCAAGGCACTCGAGGATCGCGGGAAGCCAGGTAAAGCGCGTAGACCTCGGCTTGGAGGGACTTCGCTCGTTTTTTCCAGCTTTCCAGCCAACCCATGGCGCTACATTCTCAAAAAAATCTGGAATGTCAAAATCGGAAGCCCTAGACTTTCGGGGCGGATGTCGGATGCCGGTGGAATAGCAAGGTGGGAAAATGGCGCTCCCACGGGGAT contains:
- a CDS encoding DUF1232 domain-containing protein, whose protein sequence is MGWLESWKKRAKSLQAEVYALYLASRDPRVPWYAKLLILFVVAYAFSPIDLIPDFIPVLGYLDDLLLLPLGILLSIKLIPPPVMVECRKKAVAMTERSRPKNWIAAGVILLLWLLIVIATLRWARKISLAPPTAGT